The genomic segment GTTGCTCCAAGCATGTCTTTCCTTCTTGCAGAGATCATAGCATTCTGTTCAGCATGAACTGAAAAGCAGTCATTATAATTTCCTGAATTTGATGGGAGATTCATTCTTTGGCAAGTTCCTCTGTCACAACAGTTTTCTTCTCCTCTTGGATTTCCATTGTAACCTGTACTGATTATTTCATCGTTATTTACTATTACAGCTCCATAGCGTCTTTTTAAGCAAGTACTTCTTTTTGATACAGCAAGTGCAATTGCAAGATAATATTCAGTTTTGCTCATACGTTTTGATTCGTTTTCAATTTTGGATTCTCCATCAACCATAATATTTCTCCATTTCTTTACCTATTCTTATTATTTATAATCGTTTATTATTATAGTTTTTTGTAAACTGGTTTTTTAAAATCTTAATTAAATTTCAAATCATTAATTAAACTGTTAATTAAATAATTAATTAAACAATTGATTAAATCATTAATTAAATTTATTTATTATAAAAATCTTATTTTATATTATATAAAAATTCTATTTTTAAAAACTTTTAGCTATTGGAGAATAAACTATGGAAGATTACTTGATTAAATCAAAGGTTGAAACCAACCCTGAATATGGATGCAACCCATATGAACGGCCTATAGGGGAACATATAGCTAAAGGTATAATCAATTTGGACAAGCCATCTGGCCCGACTTCTCATGAAGTAGACTCTTGGGTCAAGAGAATACTTGGCTGTAAGAAGACAGGGCATGGAGGAACACTTGATCCTAAAGTAACTG from the Methanobrevibacter ruminantium genome contains:
- a CDS encoding deoxycytidylate deaminase, which translates into the protein MVDGESKIENESKRMSKTEYYLAIALAVSKRSTCLKRRYGAVIVNNDEIISTGYNGNPRGEENCCDRGTCQRMNLPSNSGNYNDCFSVHAEQNAMISARRKDMLGATIYLAGEMSVDGDWVEIEDAEPCPICFRMIKNSGIDKIVSKKGILKLRYPLQ